One stretch of Campylobacter sp. CCS1377 DNA includes these proteins:
- the tssJ gene encoding type VI secretion system lipoprotein TssJ, whose product MFNVKFFIFILLSLFLSACSSNVSVQINNLENSNLNNRFDDVPITVIVYQLKDIKKFEEASDLDLATREDGVLGKDKIDSIKLQIAPKDKVIAVKVNDEEVPYIGVLALFANHTKKTTKIGVKTEEASGFGSNKILKFEISKEGIKKSK is encoded by the coding sequence ATGTTTAATGTAAAATTTTTTATTTTTATACTATTGTCATTATTCTTAAGTGCATGTTCTAGCAATGTAAGTGTTCAAATTAATAATTTAGAAAATTCCAATCTCAATAATAGATTTGATGATGTACCCATTACTGTAATTGTTTATCAATTAAAAGACATAAAGAAATTTGAAGAAGCAAGTGATTTAGATTTAGCAACCAGAGAAGATGGGGTTTTAGGTAAAGATAAAATAGATTCTATTAAATTACAAATTGCCCCAAAAGATAAAGTAATAGCTGTAAAAGTTAATGATGAAGAAGTTCCTTATATAGGGGTTTTAGCTCTTTTTGCAAATCATACAAAAAAAACCACAAAAATAGGAGTAAAAACAGAAGAGGCTAGTGGATTTGGTAGTAATAAAATTTTAAAATTTGAAATCAGCAAAGAAGGCATCAAGAAAAGTAAATAG